From Proteiniborus sp. MB09-C3, the proteins below share one genomic window:
- a CDS encoding TIR domain-containing protein, with protein MKKKRVFISFDIDHDEKTKTMLAGQAKLPDSPFDFKDNSVKEHLSGDWKAKVRRRMGNIDVVIVLCGTQTHTASGVAAELSIAKELGKQYFLLAAYTDKGCTKPTSATTTDKIYKWTWDNLKILINGGR; from the coding sequence TTGAAAAAGAAAAGAGTTTTTATTAGTTTTGATATTGACCATGATGAGAAAACAAAAACGATGCTAGCTGGGCAAGCAAAATTACCAGATAGTCCATTTGATTTTAAGGATAATTCTGTGAAAGAACATTTGTCAGGCGATTGGAAAGCTAAAGTGCGTCGCAGAATGGGTAATATTGATGTCGTTATAGTGCTTTGTGGTACTCAAACACATACGGCTTCAGGTGTAGCTGCTGAATTATCAATTGCAAAAGAATTGGGTAAGCAATATTTTCTTTTAGCTGCATATACAGATAAGGGATGCACAAAACCAACGTCTGCAACTACAACAGACAAAATTTATAAATGGACATGGGACAACCTTAAGATATTGATTAATGGTGGTAGATAG
- a CDS encoding putative holin-like toxin has product MSIFESISLMIMFSTFTLSLISLIVRLTKDNSKGKK; this is encoded by the coding sequence ATGAGTATATTTGAATCAATATCTTTAATGATAATGTTTTCAACATTTACTTTATCGCTAATCTCCTTAATTGTTAGACTAACAAAGGATAACAGTAAAGGGAAAAAATAA
- a CDS encoding DUF2806 domain-containing protein, which translates to MDENMLMQVVKSNLPIVSTAIQSLIAALITTIFLKANTNTKEITKLKSAKFGEVINDLLKSGKMTYLEFYKCKNFLRVAEIADEKMKNSNHKIEGENEFNFDWFMRFFDAVGNISNEDLQKLWGQVLASEIVRPTTCSLRTLDMIRNLSPNEAKTFNILCNHIMISGDTHCIYSTGFGDEFDTDGSSACREYIAKKKLNYSKDIIPMFEIGLMTADHSLAINLKPKEKLTIHNDKILCIVECKNEKVVFFEQKAYFLTASGIELYNIIKETPDYDADIEYAILCFKNMKKNYTDLEFYTFKMLESNSDESHYDFFDLSND; encoded by the coding sequence ATGGATGAGAATATGTTAATGCAAGTTGTAAAAAGTAATCTTCCTATAGTGTCAACAGCTATTCAGAGCTTAATTGCAGCATTAATTACTACCATATTTTTAAAGGCAAATACAAATACAAAAGAAATCACAAAATTAAAATCTGCAAAATTTGGTGAGGTTATTAATGATTTATTAAAAAGTGGTAAAATGACATATTTAGAGTTTTATAAATGTAAGAATTTTCTAAGAGTTGCAGAAATAGCTGATGAAAAAATGAAAAATTCCAATCATAAAATAGAAGGAGAAAATGAATTTAATTTTGACTGGTTCATGCGTTTTTTTGATGCTGTTGGAAATATAAGTAATGAAGATTTACAGAAACTTTGGGGACAAGTATTGGCAAGTGAAATAGTTAGACCAACTACATGTTCACTAAGAACTCTAGACATGATTAGAAACTTATCACCAAATGAAGCAAAAACATTCAATATATTATGCAATCATATAATGATAAGTGGCGATACTCATTGTATCTATTCTACTGGCTTTGGTGATGAATTCGATACTGATGGTTCTTCTGCCTGCCGTGAGTATATTGCTAAAAAGAAATTGAATTATTCTAAAGATATAATACCCATGTTTGAAATTGGATTAATGACAGCTGATCATTCCCTTGCTATCAATTTAAAACCAAAGGAAAAGCTAACAATACATAACGATAAAATCTTGTGTATAGTAGAATGTAAAAATGAAAAAGTAGTATTTTTTGAACAAAAAGCATATTTCTTAACTGCAAGTGGAATTGAACTCTATAATATTATAAAAGAAACTCCTGACTATGATGCAGATATAGAATATGCAATATTATGTTTTAAAAATATGAAAAAGAATTATACGGACTTAGAGTTTTATACCTTCAAAATGTTAGAGTCTAATTCTGATGAGTCTCATTATGATTTTTTTGATTTATCAAATGACTAG
- a CDS encoding S-layer homology domain-containing protein: MKRKGITLIIIFTMLFSIHTIVFADNEFNFSDLKSHWSVEYVEELYSKGIISGYPDGTFLPNNNVSRAEAIKMLTVATGEDVGSNKDGYWADNYIRQAISIGYVLESEFDDYNKPMSRLELAKIIVRAIDEEYISDMNEYSKQITDYDTIDDKDKEYVLKAFVKGIITGYPDGAFKSDNNVTRTEASTMLVRLLNPDKRKIPEVKKGDDTFIEPELEVFYYTSKYGSLYHAINVKNHLDYVGKTEHIFTTECVSHPQINTTIFKKMGSDTEYLPHTSDEIEMNKTNSKSFDVQPYVYTLYNRDRWKPSKGSFDIKDGDIMKYKVTVTNSITTKEYYIEFPFKDREFTK, from the coding sequence ATGAAAAGAAAAGGTATTACTTTAATCATAATTTTTACAATGCTTTTTTCTATACATACAATTGTATTCGCAGATAATGAGTTTAACTTTTCAGACCTGAAAAGCCACTGGTCAGTTGAATATGTAGAAGAATTATATAGTAAAGGCATTATTTCAGGATATCCAGATGGAACATTTCTACCAAATAATAATGTTAGCAGAGCTGAAGCTATAAAGATGTTAACAGTAGCTACAGGAGAAGACGTAGGCTCAAATAAAGACGGTTATTGGGCTGATAACTACATAAGACAAGCCATAAGTATAGGATATGTATTAGAAAGCGAATTTGACGATTATAACAAGCCAATGAGTAGATTGGAACTAGCTAAGATTATAGTAAGAGCTATAGATGAAGAATATATTTCTGATATGAATGAATACTCTAAGCAAATAACTGATTATGATACTATAGATGATAAAGACAAAGAATATGTACTCAAAGCATTTGTAAAAGGAATCATAACTGGATATCCTGACGGAGCATTTAAGTCAGACAATAATGTTACTAGAACAGAAGCAAGTACAATGCTAGTAAGACTCTTGAATCCAGACAAGCGAAAAATTCCTGAAGTGAAGAAAGGAGACGATACTTTTATCGAGCCTGAATTGGAAGTTTTCTATTACACTTCTAAATATGGTTCTTTATATCATGCAATTAATGTGAAGAATCACCTTGATTATGTTGGGAAAACAGAACATATATTCACAACTGAGTGTGTAAGTCATCCTCAAATAAACACGACTATTTTTAAGAAGATGGGCAGTGATACAGAATATTTACCTCATACATCTGATGAGATAGAGATGAACAAAACAAATTCAAAAAGTTTTGATGTTCAGCCTTATGTGTATACCCTATATAATCGTGATCGCTGGAAGCCTTCAAAAGGCAGTTTTGACATTAAAGATGGAGATATAATGAAATACAAAGTAACGGTTACTAATAGTATAACAACAAAAGAATACTATATTGAATTTCCATTTAAGGACAGAGAATTTACAAAATAG
- a CDS encoding GNAT family N-acetyltransferase: MIEKLTIRSAETRDAEKILLLVKQVMNESPFFPRTSDEFNLTIAQEEDYIKNAALFLVAENDGEIIGSSTLDRSSLNKLNHTVSFGITILKAYSGQGVGSLLMKKIIEWVEVNKVEKIELEVFEDNTPAISLYKKFGFVEEGRKRKAIKTNNSYKDIILMARFSNDL, translated from the coding sequence ATGATAGAGAAATTAACTATTAGAAGTGCAGAAACTAGAGATGCTGAAAAAATTTTACTTTTAGTTAAGCAAGTTATGAATGAATCACCATTTTTTCCAAGGACATCTGATGAATTTAATCTTACTATTGCTCAAGAAGAGGATTACATAAAAAATGCTGCACTTTTTTTAGTTGCAGAAAATGACGGAGAAATAATAGGTTCCTCTACTTTAGATAGAAGTAGCTTAAATAAGTTAAACCATACTGTAAGTTTTGGCATAACGATTTTAAAAGCGTATTCTGGACAAGGTGTAGGTAGCTTATTGATGAAAAAGATTATTGAATGGGTAGAAGTAAATAAAGTTGAAAAAATTGAACTAGAGGTTTTTGAAGACAACACGCCTGCAATTTCACTCTATAAAAAATTTGGTTTCGTTGAAGAAGGTAGAAAAAGAAAAGCTATAAAGACAAATAATAGTTACAAGGATATTATTCTAATGGCTAGATTTTCAAATGATTTATAA
- a CDS encoding BRO family protein — protein MNKNRAIKLTNSIVKDSSIRKIHSTGELFFTESRVYKLVFRSNKPKAEKFTDWVTDEVLPAIRKEGKYVVEPNSSIEPKNNIIQLHKKKLEKAVITSNYLIDYINSVNGQMPENLLNSFTTAIQAVNIDIIDYLKNMNKIKDTKSHQ, from the coding sequence ATGAATAAAAATCGAGCAATCAAGCTCACCAACTCTATTGTGAAAGATAGTAGCATTAGAAAAATACATTCGACTGGTGAATTATTTTTTACAGAAAGTAGAGTATATAAGCTAGTATTTAGGAGTAATAAACCTAAAGCAGAAAAATTTACAGATTGGGTAACTGATGAAGTATTGCCAGCTATAAGAAAAGAAGGCAAGTATGTAGTAGAACCTAATTCAAGCATAGAACCTAAGAATAACATAATTCAGTTACATAAGAAAAAACTTGAAAAAGCAGTTATTACATCAAATTATCTTATAGACTATATTAATTCAGTAAATGGTCAAATGCCAGAAAACCTATTAAACAGCTTCACCACAGCAATCCAAGCTGTTAATATAGATATTATAGATTATCTAAAAAACATGAATAAAATTAAAGATACAAAAAGTCATCAGTAA
- the istB gene encoding IS21-like element helper ATPase IstB: MDKLEQIKEHAKELSLNYLRINADKIIEEADLNDYSYQDILIKILENEIEIRNKKAQERRLKNAGFPVIKKIEDFDLDFQKSITKKQINRLLEMEWIDRMYNLIFLGPPGVGKTHLSISLGYKAVELGYKVSFVTMDNLMHVLKTHEISRKSKGKMNRILSSSLVIIDELGYLPITREEANLFFQLVSALHEQASIIITSNKGLEDWTELLGDPALTTAVLDRITYRCELFSMSGKSYRLEHRKSLF, translated from the coding sequence ATGGATAAACTAGAGCAAATTAAAGAACATGCAAAAGAACTTAGCCTGAATTACTTAAGAATTAACGCAGATAAAATTATTGAGGAAGCTGATTTAAACGATTACTCATATCAAGATATATTAATAAAAATACTTGAAAATGAAATAGAAATAAGAAATAAAAAAGCACAAGAAAGAAGATTAAAGAATGCAGGATTTCCGGTAATAAAGAAAATAGAAGACTTTGACTTAGATTTTCAAAAATCTATAACAAAGAAACAGATAAATAGGCTATTAGAAATGGAGTGGATAGATAGGATGTATAATCTTATCTTCCTAGGCCCTCCAGGTGTAGGAAAGACGCATCTATCAATTTCATTAGGATATAAAGCAGTAGAATTAGGGTATAAGGTTAGCTTTGTAACAATGGATAACCTGATGCACGTACTAAAAACACACGAAATATCAAGAAAGAGCAAAGGAAAAATGAATAGAATACTATCTTCAAGCCTTGTAATAATAGACGAACTAGGTTACCTTCCAATAACAAGAGAAGAAGCAAATCTATTTTTTCAGTTAGTATCGGCACTTCATGAACAGGCTTCAATTATTATCACATCTAATAAAGGCTTAGAAGATTGGACAGAGCTATTAGGAGATCCTGCTTTAACAACAGCAGTATTAGACAGAATTACATACAGATGTGAGCTTTTTAGCATGTCTGGCAAGAGCTATAGACTAGAACACAGAAAGTCATTATTCTAA
- a CDS encoding C39 family peptidase has translation MSAAAIALFKKVLAKAVFDEEIRKKLLTVLITIFSLILVLLLALASFPAILISIIFGSTPESNPNLLDDIEKIAVYQDTIFIVDKLNRDWIESVKEENRDCDDFVVSYNYDLTWQALISIDSVLLNQDFRNMDSNKIQEIALKFINRTVDISEHEIEEEYEYEEEYEETIVGEDGKPKIVKKTRIITETRTVTKKIANIQVDTRNFEDVLYDVNIIDEESVFIATNIYNTISSMDVEKSLNIYDDAVIDIEQLQEYPEGNENIPYYNQTDKRWGLLPYGDGTILSAGCGPTSLSMVVSGLTGNKVTPDIVASWSVANGHRAKGLGSHWSLMTDGGSCYGLNVEAVSKRDPNSIVKALSQGYPVIASMGKGHFTKGGHFIVLRGITEDGKILVYDSASVDMYSSENAHGILDFNAEIELWTRAGKFKLNLGKGIDVRKLDKIIGQHIL, from the coding sequence ATGAGTGCCGCGGCTATTGCATTATTTAAAAAAGTGTTAGCTAAAGCTGTTTTCGATGAAGAGATTAGAAAAAAGTTGCTTACTGTGTTAATCACTATTTTTTCTCTTATACTAGTTTTACTTCTTGCACTTGCTAGTTTTCCTGCCATACTGATTAGCATAATATTTGGCAGTACGCCTGAGAGTAACCCTAATTTATTAGATGATATAGAAAAAATAGCTGTGTACCAGGATACTATTTTTATTGTAGACAAGCTTAATCGAGACTGGATAGAAAGTGTTAAAGAAGAAAATAGAGATTGTGATGACTTTGTTGTTAGCTATAATTATGATTTAACCTGGCAAGCATTAATATCTATAGATTCTGTATTATTAAATCAGGATTTTAGAAACATGGATTCTAATAAAATACAAGAAATTGCTTTAAAATTCATTAATAGAACTGTTGATATTTCTGAACATGAAATTGAGGAGGAATATGAGTATGAGGAGGAGTATGAAGAAACTATTGTTGGAGAAGATGGAAAGCCTAAAATTGTGAAAAAAACTAGAATAATAACAGAAACTAGAACTGTAACTAAGAAAATTGCAAATATACAAGTGGATACTAGGAACTTTGAGGATGTTCTTTATGATGTAAATATTATTGATGAAGAAAGTGTTTTTATAGCTACTAATATTTATAATACAATTTCATCTATGGATGTAGAAAAAAGTTTAAATATTTATGATGATGCAGTTATAGATATTGAGCAGCTGCAAGAATATCCTGAAGGTAATGAGAACATTCCTTATTATAATCAAACTGACAAGAGATGGGGGCTACTTCCATATGGAGATGGTACAATATTAAGTGCTGGTTGCGGTCCAACATCACTATCAATGGTTGTATCAGGACTTACTGGAAATAAGGTAACTCCTGATATTGTTGCTAGTTGGAGTGTTGCTAATGGGCATAGAGCAAAAGGACTAGGAAGCCACTGGTCTTTAATGACTGATGGAGGTAGTTGTTATGGACTTAATGTTGAAGCAGTTAGCAAAAGAGATCCTAACTCTATAGTAAAAGCTCTTAGCCAAGGATATCCTGTGATAGCTAGTATGGGAAAGGGACATTTTACTAAAGGAGGACATTTCATAGTATTAAGGGGTATAACGGAAGATGGGAAAATATTAGTTTACGATTCTGCAAGTGTTGATATGTATTCAAGCGAAAATGCACATGGAATTCTTGATTTTAATGCGGAGATAGAATTATGGACAAGAGCAGGGAAGTTTAAGCTTAATCTTGGAAAAGGAATTGATGTACGTAAGTTAGATAAAATAATTGGTCAACATATACTGTGA
- a CDS encoding four-helix bundle copper-binding protein: MSVVSMVTTKFQACIDACTKCAQACFECFNACLNEPDLNARKSCVSALVECAMMCQMSASMMSMNGQFSKEHCLLCAKICDNCAQECAMFKDEHCQKCADVCRMCAEECRKMASM, from the coding sequence ATGAGTGTAGTAAGCATGGTAACAACCAAATTTCAAGCATGTATAGATGCTTGTACAAAATGTGCACAAGCATGTTTTGAGTGCTTTAATGCATGTCTAAATGAACCTGATTTAAATGCAAGAAAAAGCTGTGTAAGTGCATTAGTTGAATGTGCTATGATGTGTCAAATGTCAGCTTCAATGATGTCAATGAATGGACAATTCTCAAAAGAACATTGTCTGCTATGTGCTAAAATCTGTGACAATTGTGCACAAGAGTGTGCTATGTTCAAGGATGAGCATTGTCAAAAATGTGCAGATGTTTGCCGTATGTGCGCAGAGGAATGCAGAAAAATGGCAAGTATGTAA
- a CDS encoding single-stranded DNA-binding protein yields the protein MNKVMLLGRLTKDVELRYSSSENSIAVAKYNLAVNRAYKKEGEPDADFINLIAFGKAAEFAKKYFRKGQQVCIVGRLQVRSYEDETTRRHFFTEVVVEEQHFAEGKKDKREEKANA from the coding sequence ATGAATAAGGTTATGCTTTTAGGCAGATTGACAAAAGATGTAGAGCTTAGATATAGCTCTAGTGAAAATTCAATAGCAGTAGCTAAATATAATCTGGCAGTGAATAGAGCTTATAAAAAAGAAGGTGAGCCAGATGCAGATTTCATAAATTTAATAGCTTTTGGTAAAGCAGCTGAGTTTGCTAAAAAATATTTTAGAAAAGGTCAACAAGTTTGTATAGTTGGTAGATTGCAAGTCCGCAGCTATGAAGATGAAACTACTAGAAGACACTTCTTTACAGAAGTTGTAGTTGAAGAGCAACATTTTGCAGAAGGAAAGAAAGATAAAAGGGAGGAAAAAGCAAATGCATAA
- the istA gene encoding IS21 family transposase translates to MKGWNMFAEIKQYKLKGFNKSQVSRFLNINYKTVDKYWNMSYEEYAELKEDAKSRSKKVDKYMELILSWIKEFRDISTAQIFDWLRERYGEVDFSDRTLRLYVKDLREKHGLPKVPCARQYEEIPELPMGYQAQVDLGQTWLSKRDGSKIKAYCFAMVLSHSRYKFLWWKDKPFNTLSFIEAHNKAFEYFGGMPKEIVYDQDRILAVSENHGDIIFTEMFQNYISSMKFKTRLCRAFDPESKGKIEAVVKYAKYNFAKHRAFIDIDLLNEDSFKWLDRTGNAKVHEITRKVPKEVFTLEKEHLQKVPSLFENIQLNNSLTYTVRKNNTISYKQNRYQVPKGTYRPGKEVKLIINDNKMNIVDLDTELVIATHSISNQKGKLIQIYHPEREKKKTRDEMYDKALKALGMTDEAKELLDNIRKEKERYCRDQFGLIISVVKDYDEKLVGQAVEYCVKRKLFSAGMFKDTLEYLSIKKKQVQKRNMIKQIYPSLQSTKM, encoded by the coding sequence TTGAAGGGATGGAATATGTTTGCTGAAATTAAGCAGTATAAATTAAAAGGATTCAATAAGTCTCAAGTAAGTAGATTTCTTAATATTAACTACAAAACAGTAGATAAATACTGGAACATGTCTTATGAAGAATATGCAGAACTAAAGGAGGATGCTAAGAGTAGAAGTAAAAAGGTTGATAAATATATGGAGCTAATATTATCTTGGATAAAGGAATTTAGAGATATTTCAACTGCTCAAATATTTGATTGGCTTAGAGAAAGGTATGGTGAAGTGGATTTTAGTGATAGAACATTAAGACTTTATGTAAAAGATTTAAGAGAAAAACATGGACTGCCTAAAGTTCCTTGTGCAAGGCAGTACGAGGAGATTCCAGAGCTTCCAATGGGATATCAAGCACAAGTAGATTTAGGTCAAACTTGGTTATCCAAGCGTGATGGCTCAAAAATTAAAGCATATTGTTTTGCAATGGTACTTTCTCATTCGAGATATAAGTTTCTATGGTGGAAAGATAAACCTTTTAATACACTATCATTCATAGAGGCTCATAATAAAGCTTTCGAATACTTTGGAGGCATGCCAAAAGAAATAGTATATGACCAAGATAGGATTTTGGCAGTATCAGAAAACCATGGAGATATTATCTTCACTGAAATGTTTCAAAACTACATAAGTAGCATGAAATTTAAGACTAGGCTATGCAGAGCTTTTGACCCAGAAAGCAAAGGAAAAATAGAAGCAGTAGTCAAATATGCAAAATATAACTTTGCAAAGCATAGAGCCTTTATAGATATTGATTTACTAAATGAAGACTCATTTAAATGGTTAGATAGAACTGGTAATGCTAAAGTACATGAAATAACAAGAAAGGTACCTAAAGAAGTGTTTACTCTGGAAAAGGAACACTTACAGAAAGTACCTAGCCTGTTTGAAAATATTCAACTTAATAATAGTTTAACCTATACCGTTAGAAAAAACAATACCATATCATACAAACAAAATAGATACCAGGTTCCAAAAGGCACATACAGACCAGGTAAAGAAGTTAAACTAATAATAAATGATAATAAGATGAATATAGTCGATTTAGATACTGAATTAGTTATTGCAACTCACAGTATCAGTAATCAAAAGGGCAAGCTAATTCAAATATATCATCCAGAAAGAGAAAAAAAGAAAACCAGAGACGAAATGTATGATAAAGCCCTAAAGGCTCTTGGAATGACAGATGAAGCAAAAGAGCTATTAGATAACATACGAAAAGAAAAAGAGAGATATTGTAGAGATCAGTTTGGATTAATAATATCAGTAGTAAAGGATTATGACGAAAAGCTAGTAGGACAAGCAGTAGAATACTGTGTAAAACGAAAGCTATTTAGTGCAGGAATGTTTAAAGATACACTAGAATATTTGAGTATAAAAAAGAAACAGGTTCAGAAAAGAAATATGATAAAGCAAATCTATCCATCTCTTCAAAGTACCAAGATGTAA